One genomic region from Streptomyces sp. NBC_00582 encodes:
- the trxB gene encoding thioredoxin-disulfide reductase, producing the protein MSDVRNVIIIGSGPAGYTAALYTARASLKPLVFEGAVTAGGALMNTTEVENFPGFQDGIMGPELMDNMRAQAERFGAELIADDIVSVDLTGEIKTVTDTAGTVHHAKAVIVATGSQHRKLGLPNEDALSGRGVSWCATCDGFFFKDQDIAVIGGGDTAMEEATFLSRFAKSVTIVHRRDTLRASKAMQERAFADPKIKFVWDSEVAEIQGDPKLAGLKLRNLKTGELSDLAVTGLFIAIGHDPRTELFKGQLDLDEEGYLKVAAPSTRTNLTGVFAAGDVVDHTYRQAITAAGTGCSSALDAERFLAALADEEQAEPEKTAV; encoded by the coding sequence GTGAGCGACGTCCGTAACGTGATCATCATCGGCTCCGGGCCCGCCGGCTACACCGCCGCGCTCTACACCGCGCGTGCGTCGCTGAAGCCGCTGGTGTTCGAAGGCGCCGTCACCGCGGGCGGTGCTCTGATGAACACCACCGAGGTGGAGAACTTCCCTGGCTTCCAGGACGGCATCATGGGCCCCGAGCTCATGGACAACATGCGCGCCCAGGCCGAGCGCTTCGGTGCCGAGCTCATCGCGGACGACATCGTCTCCGTCGACCTCACCGGTGAGATCAAGACCGTCACGGACACGGCCGGCACGGTTCACCACGCCAAGGCCGTCATCGTCGCCACCGGCTCCCAGCACCGCAAGCTCGGCCTGCCGAACGAGGACGCCCTCTCCGGCCGCGGCGTCTCCTGGTGTGCCACGTGTGACGGGTTCTTCTTCAAGGACCAGGACATCGCCGTGATCGGCGGCGGCGACACCGCGATGGAGGAAGCCACCTTCCTCTCCCGCTTCGCCAAGTCCGTCACGATCGTCCACCGCCGTGACACCCTGCGCGCCTCCAAGGCGATGCAGGAGCGCGCCTTCGCCGACCCGAAGATCAAGTTCGTCTGGGACAGCGAGGTCGCCGAGATCCAGGGCGACCCGAAGCTGGCCGGTCTGAAGCTGCGCAACCTCAAGACCGGAGAGCTCTCCGACCTGGCGGTCACCGGTCTGTTCATCGCCATCGGCCACGACCCGCGCACCGAGCTCTTCAAGGGCCAGCTCGACCTGGACGAGGAGGGCTACCTCAAGGTCGCCGCGCCCTCGACCCGGACGAACCTGACCGGTGTCTTCGCGGCTGGTGACGTGGTGGACCACACCTACCGCCAGGCGATCACCGCGGCCGGCACCGGCTGCTCCTCCGCTCTCGACGCCGAGCGCTTCCTCGCCGCCCTCGCGGACGAGGAGCAGGCCGAGCCCGAGAAGACTGCTGTCTGA
- the sigM gene encoding RNA polymerase sigma factor SigM: MAQSGGYDAASDQDLLARHVEGDPDAFGELVRRHRDRLWAVALRTLGDREEAADAVQDALVSAYRAAHTFRGQSAVTTWLHRITVNACLDRARKAASRKTSPVDDTERLEHLLEPHESAAAPAERKDVHRQLLEALGTLPPDQRAALVLVDMQGYPVAEAARVLDVPTGTVKSRCARGRARLLPLLTHLRPENTGDAEESGGGRNRAQGTSVPPAADPPDDGSGGAGSGDSTAVKGGGGRA; the protein is encoded by the coding sequence ATGGCGCAAAGCGGCGGCTACGACGCGGCGAGCGACCAGGACCTCCTCGCCCGGCATGTGGAGGGCGACCCCGACGCCTTCGGTGAGCTTGTACGGCGCCACCGGGATCGGCTCTGGGCGGTTGCCCTGCGGACGCTGGGGGACCGCGAGGAGGCCGCTGACGCCGTCCAGGACGCCCTGGTGTCGGCCTACCGCGCCGCCCACACCTTCCGCGGCCAGTCCGCCGTCACGACCTGGCTGCACCGCATCACCGTGAACGCCTGTCTGGACCGGGCCCGCAAGGCGGCCTCCCGCAAGACCTCGCCGGTCGACGACACCGAGCGTCTGGAGCACCTGCTCGAACCCCATGAGTCGGCCGCCGCCCCCGCGGAACGCAAGGACGTGCACCGCCAGCTCCTCGAAGCCCTCGGCACCCTCCCGCCCGACCAGCGAGCGGCGCTCGTCCTGGTCGACATGCAGGGGTACCCCGTCGCCGAAGCCGCCCGCGTCCTCGATGTGCCGACCGGGACGGTGAAGAGCCGCTGTGCCCGGGGCAGAGCCAGGCTCCTGCCCCTGCTCACCCATCTGCGACCGGAGAACACCGGGGACGCCGAGGAAAGCGGCGGTGGACGGAACCGGGCGCAGGGGACATCCGTCCCACCGGCAGCGGACCCTCCCGACGACGGGTCGGGCGGTGCCGGGTCAGGGGATTCAACAGCGGTGAAGGGCGGAGGTGGGCGAGCGTGA
- a CDS encoding anti-sigma factor family protein, which produces MTSTTDTTGHPDVAEISDLTEGLLAPSRSADVRRHLDGCALCADVHASLEEIRDLLGTFPEAPPMPDDIAHRIEGALAAERDAAAVGGTVSRGASTAAHVSRETATATDRPSGHARTSTTGPGRKSGKRGGRRRIAVLGAVLGAAALGLGGVLMSSLTGDGEPGSSPQAHSTASDTFAQGTLEQRVTELLGEAQGSKAPNSVGIDGVSGSPSTKVFKEPTVPDCVQKGIGRTDAALATEEGVYKSTDALLVVLPDTSDSTKVDAYLMDRTCVTHPSSGPAKILLKDSFTRH; this is translated from the coding sequence GTGACATCGACGACGGACACGACCGGACACCCGGACGTCGCGGAGATCTCCGACCTCACCGAGGGCCTGCTCGCCCCTTCCCGCAGCGCCGATGTACGCCGGCACCTCGACGGCTGCGCACTCTGCGCCGACGTCCACGCGTCACTCGAGGAGATCCGCGATCTGCTCGGCACGTTCCCCGAAGCGCCTCCGATGCCGGACGACATAGCCCACCGCATCGAGGGCGCCCTCGCCGCCGAGCGCGACGCCGCAGCCGTCGGAGGCACGGTGTCCCGCGGTGCCTCCACGGCAGCCCATGTTTCACGTGAAACAGCGACCGCCACGGACCGCCCCTCGGGACATGCCCGCACCTCCACCACCGGTCCGGGCCGCAAGAGCGGCAAGCGGGGCGGGCGCCGAAGGATCGCCGTCCTGGGCGCCGTCCTCGGTGCCGCCGCCCTGGGGCTCGGGGGCGTCCTGATGTCGTCCCTGACGGGAGACGGGGAACCGGGTAGCTCCCCGCAGGCGCACTCCACCGCCTCGGACACCTTCGCCCAGGGCACCCTGGAGCAGAGGGTCACGGAGCTCCTCGGCGAGGCCCAGGGATCGAAGGCGCCGAACAGCGTCGGCATCGACGGTGTCAGCGGCAGCCCGAGCACCAAGGTCTTCAAGGAGCCCACGGTCCCCGACTGCGTCCAGAAGGGCATCGGCCGCACCGACGCCGCCCTCGCCACCGAGGAAGGCGTCTACAAGAGCACGGACGCGCTTCTCGTCGTGCTGCCCGACACCTCCGACAGCACCAAGGTCGACGCCTACCTCATGGACAGGACCTGCGTCACGCATCCCTCGTCGGGCCCGGCCAAGATCCTTCTCAAGGACTCCTTCACCCGTCACTGA